One Vallitalea pronyensis genomic region harbors:
- the pyrR gene encoding bifunctional pyr operon transcriptional regulator/uracil phosphoribosyltransferase PyrR, giving the protein MASWSASRKPFLIVVEVLHTIKDYLRGELMKVLMDEKAIGRALTRIAHEIIEKNKGVEDVVILGIKTRGVPLANRIVKRIKSFEGVDVPVGTVDITFYRDDLQKKSLSPTINNPLDFDVAGKTIVLVDDVIYTGRTCRAAIDAVMDAGRPQKVQFASLIDRGHRELPLIPDYVGKNLPTSKNEVVHVKLQEVDGEDTVQII; this is encoded by the coding sequence ATGGCTTCTTGGAGTGCATCCAGGAAGCCTTTTCTTATCGTAGTAGAAGTATTACATACCATAAAAGATTATTTACGAGGTGAACTTATGAAAGTATTAATGGATGAGAAAGCTATTGGAAGAGCCTTAACGCGTATTGCACACGAAATTATTGAAAAAAATAAAGGTGTTGAAGATGTTGTGATCTTAGGCATCAAAACACGAGGCGTACCATTAGCTAATCGAATTGTAAAACGTATAAAGTCCTTTGAGGGAGTAGATGTTCCAGTTGGAACAGTTGATATCACTTTTTATCGTGATGACCTTCAAAAAAAATCATTATCGCCTACCATTAACAACCCATTAGATTTTGATGTAGCTGGTAAGACGATTGTATTAGTTGACGATGTCATCTACACAGGTCGAACATGCCGTGCTGCCATTGATGCCGTGATGGATGCTGGCCGTCCTCAGAAAGTACAATTTGCTTCCCTCATTGATCGAGGCCATAGGGAACTGCCTCTTATACCTGATTATGTTGGCAAAAATTTACCTACATCAAAAAATGAAGTTGTCCATGTTAAGTTACAAGAGGTAGATGGTGAAGATACTGTTCAAATAATTTAA
- a CDS encoding uracil-xanthine permease family protein, which yields MENISTTKKYVLGLQHVLAMFGATVLVPFLTGLDPAIALLAAGVGTLLFHLCAKGKVPVFLGSSFAFIGAIAYTLNPNGLEDITKMPRAEYLDNLSVVKGGIIVAGLVYVVMAIIIYYVGVEKVKKLFPPIVTGPIIIVIGLRLCTVATNNAFFPIVDFETGARAFDGTHTLVATLVVLVMVVVSIFSKGFFKMVPILISVTIGYLICIPLGLLNTTAIQEASWFSLADSNITDQIFALPSFTASGILAIAPIALVVFIEHIGDITTNGAVVGKDFLKDPGIHRTMLGDGVATAFAGLVGAPANTTYSENTGVLAVTKVYDPAILRIAACIAIFLSMIGKFGAVIRTIPTPVMGGISIILFGMIASVGVRILINAKLDFAHSRNLMISAIILVVGIGVESFPLVDNLTISGLAIAALIGVILNLVLPKEM from the coding sequence ATGGAGAACATATCAACAACAAAAAAATATGTCTTAGGTTTACAGCATGTTTTAGCCATGTTTGGTGCAACTGTATTAGTGCCTTTCTTAACAGGTCTTGACCCGGCCATTGCATTATTGGCAGCAGGTGTAGGAACCTTACTCTTTCATTTATGTGCCAAAGGCAAAGTACCTGTTTTCTTAGGTTCTAGTTTTGCATTCATCGGTGCCATAGCCTATACCCTTAATCCTAACGGGCTAGAGGATATAACCAAAATGCCCCGAGCAGAGTATCTGGACAACTTATCTGTTGTAAAAGGCGGTATTATCGTAGCTGGTCTTGTGTATGTGGTTATGGCTATTATTATCTATTATGTTGGTGTTGAGAAAGTCAAGAAATTATTCCCACCTATTGTAACAGGACCCATTATTATTGTTATCGGACTTCGTCTATGTACCGTTGCAACAAATAACGCATTTTTCCCTATTGTTGATTTTGAAACAGGTGCAAGAGCTTTTGATGGTACCCATACACTTGTAGCCACACTAGTTGTACTGGTTATGGTGGTTGTATCCATCTTCTCAAAAGGTTTCTTTAAAATGGTACCCATACTTATATCTGTAACCATTGGTTATCTTATATGTATTCCTCTTGGATTATTAAATACGACAGCCATACAAGAAGCCTCATGGTTTTCATTAGCTGATTCAAATATTACAGATCAAATCTTTGCATTACCCTCATTTACCGCATCAGGTATCCTTGCCATAGCACCGATTGCTTTAGTTGTATTCATTGAGCATATTGGTGATATTACAACAAATGGTGCCGTTGTTGGTAAAGACTTCTTAAAAGACCCTGGTATTCACAGAACCATGTTAGGTGATGGTGTTGCCACGGCTTTTGCTGGACTTGTTGGTGCACCAGCGAATACGACCTATAGTGAAAATACAGGTGTACTTGCCGTAACAAAAGTATACGATCCTGCCATCTTAAGAATTGCTGCATGCATTGCAATCTTCCTTAGTATGATTGGTAAATTTGGTGCTGTTATTCGAACCATTCCAACACCAGTTATGGGTGGTATCAGTATCATTCTCTTTGGTATGATTGCCAGTGTAGGTGTTCGTATCTTAATTAATGCTAAGCTTGACTTTGCTCACAGTCGAAACTTAATGATTTCAGCTATTATCCTTGTTGTAGGTATTGGTGTTGAGAGTTTCCCACTTGTGGACAATTTAACCATATCTGGACTTGCAATTGCAGCACTAATAGGTGTAATCCTTAATCTTGTCTTACCAAAAGAAATGTAG
- a CDS encoding helix-turn-helix domain-containing protein: MNRESIIPVLTEHVKKLPYKIMMMATDWAQRDLKRPHGVDFYLLMQCLSGEGHIIHHNKTINITPNDIFLWTPTVPQYYYNDGDQDWVVNWITFEAGSIPLPIQEGFFITHCFPTSLGLTSFHAMKQLLMDESISGQIRASSVLYALLCEMNIYDNQLDDTHQGFELADVTGYMKQNINKHITLQHLSQLFNVSQSYLCRLFKRQFRVTPIQYFIHYKMNTAKALLILNPDEKICRIAELCGYDDPVYFSKVFKKYVHKTPSDYRKNNIM; this comes from the coding sequence ATGAATAGAGAATCCATCATACCCGTGTTGACTGAACATGTAAAAAAACTGCCTTATAAAATCATGATGATGGCAACAGATTGGGCACAAAGAGATCTAAAGCGTCCCCATGGGGTAGACTTTTATCTTTTGATGCAATGCCTTTCTGGAGAGGGACATATTATCCATCATAACAAGACAATTAACATAACACCAAATGATATCTTTTTATGGACACCTACAGTGCCCCAATATTATTACAATGATGGTGATCAAGATTGGGTGGTAAATTGGATTACTTTTGAAGCAGGGTCAATTCCCCTTCCTATTCAGGAGGGTTTTTTTATAACCCATTGTTTTCCTACAAGCCTAGGTTTAACGAGTTTCCATGCCATGAAGCAATTATTAATGGATGAATCCATATCAGGTCAAATAAGAGCCTCTTCGGTATTATATGCATTACTCTGTGAAATGAACATTTATGATAATCAGCTGGATGATACGCATCAAGGCTTTGAACTAGCGGATGTGACTGGTTATATGAAGCAAAACATCAATAAGCATATTACCCTTCAACATCTAAGTCAATTATTCAATGTGTCACAGTCCTATTTATGTCGACTTTTTAAACGTCAGTTTAGGGTAACACCTATTCAATATTTTATACACTATAAGATGAATACAGCTAAGGCACTGCTTATCTTGAACCCTGATGAGAAAATATGCAGGATAGCTGAGCTTTGCGGTTATGATGACCCTGTTTATTTTTCAAAAGTATTTAAGAAATATGTACATAAAACGCCCAGTGATTATCGAAAAAATAACATCATGTAG
- a CDS encoding sulfatase-like hydrolase/transferase — MNKPNILWILAEDMCPNLGCYGDVDAITPHIDALAEEGIRYNHVSSVGPVCSAARTTLALGMYPSTVGTGNHRSHVALPDHIKIFSEYLQEAGYYTAINKTDYNFQVQYDGPYIKGWNTTIDVDYGGDSEAIANVLADTWQKRKDNQPFFFMHTFAITHQSKYGYPSTPEEHRKNIIPRIKPEEYRDRDTLHIPSYHPDNKETREIWGQYHETITTMDRMVGETLDKLKEDGLYEDTIIFFFGDNGMGIPSGKFNMWREGTSVPLVIRVPEKYQHLIEDYVPGSVETGAVSFADFAPTALELAGVSVPEYMQGKNFLNKTETKACTFSYRNRIDSSCELVRSVCDAQFLYIRNFYPQKGWRYSPYIAISSPYFMTQWEANVKKEYHGDSPVNRKNCFFMPRKPIEELYDLKNDPDQMYNLAHDPAYQEKCLAMRTQLKEWMLSVRDGGLIPEQELKKLSKEATAYDVIQNEVLYPMEKVLNVCDTMLDHQKTTTELLKSLADDHAVVRYWAVQAIYEKGTFNQEVLEQLLLALKDNSEMVQLAAAETLIYATSQLEYTTQAKAVIIKCLTCDDDVLLPLEALDCLDRVGDKLVDLIPYTKHLIHEAEITKEKEMTRYKQAVLSSSKYVAEKMGVPHDYAGLNDKTIPRLIEIRALRKANALDDLRIM, encoded by the coding sequence ATGAATAAGCCCAATATTTTATGGATTTTAGCAGAAGATATGTGCCCTAATTTAGGCTGCTATGGCGATGTGGATGCCATAACCCCTCATATTGATGCGTTAGCTGAGGAAGGTATTCGGTATAATCATGTATCCAGTGTAGGACCTGTTTGTTCTGCTGCACGTACGACACTTGCATTAGGTATGTATCCATCCACTGTTGGCACAGGCAACCATAGAAGTCATGTTGCATTGCCTGACCACATAAAAATTTTTTCAGAGTACTTACAAGAAGCAGGTTATTATACAGCCATTAATAAGACAGACTATAATTTTCAAGTACAGTATGATGGCCCATACATAAAAGGATGGAATACGACCATTGATGTGGATTATGGTGGGGATAGTGAAGCCATTGCAAATGTTCTTGCAGATACATGGCAAAAAAGAAAAGATAACCAGCCCTTTTTCTTTATGCACACTTTTGCCATTACCCATCAATCCAAATACGGTTATCCAAGTACACCAGAGGAACACCGAAAAAACATCATCCCTAGAATCAAGCCTGAAGAGTATCGGGATAGAGACACGTTACATATCCCATCGTATCACCCTGATAACAAGGAAACAAGAGAAATATGGGGCCAATATCATGAAACCATTACCACCATGGACCGTATGGTGGGTGAGACCTTGGATAAATTAAAAGAAGATGGCTTATATGAAGATACCATTATTTTCTTTTTTGGTGATAACGGTATGGGAATTCCAAGTGGTAAATTTAACATGTGGCGTGAAGGAACAAGTGTACCCCTTGTCATTCGAGTACCTGAAAAATATCAACACCTTATTGAAGATTATGTACCAGGCAGTGTTGAAACGGGTGCTGTTAGTTTTGCAGATTTTGCACCTACCGCACTGGAGCTTGCAGGTGTGAGTGTTCCCGAATATATGCAGGGAAAGAACTTTCTAAATAAAACGGAGACAAAGGCATGTACTTTTTCATATCGAAATCGTATTGACAGCAGTTGTGAACTGGTACGTTCTGTATGTGATGCGCAATTTTTGTATATTCGAAACTTCTATCCTCAGAAGGGTTGGCGGTATTCACCGTACATTGCCATTAGTTCACCTTATTTTATGACGCAATGGGAAGCTAATGTCAAAAAAGAATACCATGGTGACAGCCCTGTTAACCGTAAGAACTGCTTCTTTATGCCAAGGAAGCCTATTGAAGAGCTGTATGATTTAAAGAATGATCCTGACCAAATGTATAATCTAGCCCATGACCCTGCGTATCAAGAAAAATGCTTAGCTATGCGTACGCAATTAAAAGAGTGGATGCTATCTGTTCGAGATGGGGGATTGATTCCTGAACAAGAACTTAAAAAATTATCCAAGGAAGCCACGGCGTATGATGTTATTCAAAATGAAGTGTTATACCCCATGGAAAAAGTATTGAACGTATGTGATACCATGTTAGATCATCAAAAGACAACGACAGAATTGCTCAAATCATTAGCAGATGATCACGCAGTGGTGAGGTATTGGGCGGTTCAAGCCATCTATGAAAAAGGTACATTCAACCAAGAAGTTCTGGAACAGTTATTGTTAGCGTTAAAAGATAACAGTGAGATGGTTCAGTTAGCCGCAGCTGAAACATTGATTTACGCCACATCTCAACTGGAATATACAACACAAGCAAAAGCGGTCATCATCAAGTGCCTTACATGTGATGACGATGTGTTATTACCACTGGAAGCATTGGACTGTTTGGATAGAGTGGGGGATAAATTAGTGGATTTAATACCTTATACCAAACATTTGATTCATGAGGCTGAGATAACAAAGGAAAAGGAAATGACGCGCTATAAACAAGCCGTCCTTAGTAGTTCCAAGTATGTTGCTGAAAAAATGGGGGTTCCCCACGACTACGCAGGGCTGAATGATAAAACAATACCTAGACTAATCGAAATCAGGGCATTACGTAAAGCCAATGCCCTTGATGATTTAAGAATAATGTAA
- a CDS encoding sulfatase family protein, translating into MKRHVMVILCDQLRKDFLPIYGCQGIDTPHINALADNGVVFDHCITQSTVCAPARATMMTGRYVSDHQVWTNDVPFREGLEYIPQRMHEEGYVTGAFGKLHHTPGRDVKGFSVAKLMEENRLKDEDDYYKYLKTKYTDVRSVFHVDRENRTFTLPEEDYYEAFIANEAMTFMKDNKHKPTFSWVSFQGPHGPYDPPEKWHGKVKRELLKKPIVRLKDDLSETSKYRSVLRNISPDMEVIMDTREAYAEMIMEIDHQIGRILTCLKQEGLYDHTTIIFSADHGNMLGDMNIGEKGPFLYEPQLGIPMIISNHPSIDKGVRSDLLVGNIDIPGTVLDIAGVNRSIGYSKSILKMLKGEEVRHVNYSEFCDSIRTVENEKYRYCYYPFENYAELYDRENDPDEINNLAGRNDLLDVENMFLKEIIDFMLIGKGPQIEAHDLVPSKKAGIESKYTAFLDTFKVVFPLPTKEKYRRLQEAGLDADYNAFCQECDIMASYGKYWEDNE; encoded by the coding sequence ATGAAAAGACATGTGATGGTTATTCTATGTGATCAGCTTAGAAAAGATTTTTTGCCTATTTACGGGTGTCAAGGCATTGATACACCCCATATTAATGCCCTTGCTGATAATGGGGTTGTATTTGATCATTGTATTACACAATCCACTGTTTGTGCGCCAGCAAGGGCTACGATGATGACAGGACGCTATGTCAGTGATCATCAAGTGTGGACCAATGACGTTCCCTTTCGAGAGGGCCTAGAGTATATCCCTCAACGGATGCATGAAGAAGGGTATGTTACCGGTGCTTTTGGAAAGCTTCACCATACACCAGGACGGGATGTAAAAGGATTTTCGGTTGCGAAATTAATGGAAGAAAATCGATTAAAAGATGAAGATGACTATTATAAGTATTTAAAGACCAAATATACAGATGTGCGTTCGGTGTTTCATGTGGATAGAGAAAATAGGACATTTACATTACCTGAAGAAGATTATTACGAAGCATTTATTGCTAACGAAGCCATGACATTTATGAAGGATAATAAGCATAAACCCACCTTTAGCTGGGTATCTTTTCAAGGTCCTCATGGACCCTATGATCCACCTGAGAAGTGGCATGGTAAAGTCAAGCGGGAATTATTAAAAAAACCCATTGTTCGCCTTAAAGATGATTTAAGTGAAACGTCAAAATACCGAAGTGTCTTAAGGAATATTAGTCCAGATATGGAAGTTATCATGGATACACGAGAAGCCTATGCTGAGATGATTATGGAAATCGACCATCAGATTGGTAGAATTTTGACTTGTTTAAAACAAGAAGGTCTGTATGATCATACAACCATTATCTTTAGTGCGGACCATGGTAATATGCTAGGTGATATGAATATAGGTGAAAAAGGACCTTTTTTATATGAACCTCAACTAGGCATTCCTATGATTATATCTAACCATCCGTCAATTGATAAAGGCGTAAGATCGGATTTATTGGTGGGGAATATTGATATACCAGGAACTGTATTGGATATAGCAGGGGTTAATCGCAGTATTGGGTATTCAAAATCCATCTTAAAAATGCTAAAAGGTGAAGAGGTAAGACACGTTAATTATAGTGAGTTTTGTGATAGCATTAGGACGGTAGAGAACGAGAAATATCGGTATTGCTATTATCCTTTTGAAAATTATGCTGAATTATACGACCGTGAAAACGATCCAGATGAAATTAATAATTTGGCTGGAAGAAATGATTTGCTAGATGTTGAAAACATGTTCTTAAAAGAAATCATTGATTTTATGTTAATTGGAAAAGGTCCTCAAATAGAAGCTCATGATTTGGTACCTTCTAAGAAAGCTGGTATTGAAAGTAAATATACGGCGTTCTTGGATACGTTTAAGGTTGTCTTTCCGCTACCAACAAAAGAAAAATACCGCCGACTACAGGAAGCAGGTTTGGATGCGGACTATAATGCTTTTTGTCAAGAATGTGATATTATGGCAAGTTATGGGAAGTATTGGGAAGATAATGAGTAA
- a CDS encoding S-layer homology domain-containing protein — protein sequence MKKVFALIVTLLIIISTIPVDLVYATYNMTYLYFGSSSTYLSYVNQTNNALQTVSPNYIDVNVNGQLVTKDIDEDFIKSIHDKGMTIVPFLSNHWNKTAGKKMLENRVASATQLANLVHAYNFDGIHIDIEGLNEESRDAFSDFVRLVRQRVPAGKEVSVAVAANPYGSNKGWQGMYDYRELAKYSDYLMIMAYDESWLGSKPGPVSSKNFMENAIKYPLGLGISPSKIVLGIPFYGRIWKVSNNWESMTSSIQGRGISLDNIGTLLDYYDADVTYDREKNSMRGRFCVSKTHKKLNLYSWGVPLEEGNYEIWFENDETIKERIKIANKYGLKGTGSWSLGQEDTTIWQNYDDWLKGHYFKDINGHWAENDILHIYQKDWMLGINSTQFGPDVSLTRAEAAFSLVRALGLDMVNSSYFKDVSSNHWAKRAIETAYANGLIHGKGNYQYAPDEKITREQMSQLLYNYLKSQFSQPTKVNGFCDMKQSDWAYTAVHTMNYHGILKGFGDNTFRPRENITRGQMASLFVRISSYIQ from the coding sequence ATGAAAAAAGTTTTTGCACTTATAGTAACATTACTGATTATAATCAGTACAATACCCGTGGACCTTGTTTATGCCACTTACAACATGACCTATCTTTATTTCGGTAGTTCCAGTACATATTTAAGTTATGTTAACCAAACGAATAATGCTTTACAAACCGTATCCCCTAATTACATTGATGTGAATGTAAATGGTCAGCTTGTGACCAAAGATATTGATGAAGATTTCATTAAGAGTATTCACGATAAAGGCATGACCATTGTGCCCTTCCTTAGCAACCATTGGAATAAAACAGCAGGTAAAAAAATGCTTGAAAATAGAGTGGCAAGTGCTACCCAACTGGCAAATCTTGTACATGCCTATAATTTTGATGGTATTCATATCGATATTGAAGGTCTTAATGAAGAAAGTCGAGATGCTTTCAGTGATTTTGTACGACTTGTACGTCAAAGAGTGCCAGCAGGAAAAGAAGTATCGGTAGCTGTAGCAGCTAATCCATATGGATCAAATAAGGGATGGCAAGGCATGTATGATTATCGCGAACTTGCAAAATACAGTGATTATCTTATGATTATGGCTTATGATGAAAGCTGGTTAGGCAGTAAGCCAGGTCCTGTGTCCAGTAAAAATTTTATGGAGAATGCCATTAAATACCCTCTAGGTTTAGGTATTTCACCAAGTAAAATTGTGCTAGGTATACCTTTCTATGGGCGCATATGGAAGGTAAGTAACAATTGGGAGAGTATGACATCCTCTATCCAGGGAAGAGGCATATCACTGGATAATATTGGGACCCTATTGGACTATTATGATGCAGATGTCACGTATGACCGGGAAAAGAACAGTATGCGAGGTCGTTTTTGTGTAAGTAAAACCCATAAGAAACTTAATCTCTACAGTTGGGGTGTGCCTTTAGAAGAAGGAAATTATGAAATATGGTTTGAAAATGATGAAACCATAAAAGAACGTATTAAGATCGCTAATAAATATGGTTTAAAAGGTACAGGGAGCTGGAGTTTAGGTCAAGAAGATACAACAATCTGGCAGAACTATGATGACTGGTTAAAAGGTCATTATTTCAAAGATATTAACGGTCATTGGGCTGAAAATGATATACTTCATATTTATCAAAAAGATTGGATGCTAGGCATCAACAGTACACAATTTGGTCCAGATGTGAGTTTAACACGTGCTGAAGCCGCTTTTTCACTGGTTCGAGCATTAGGTTTAGATATGGTTAATTCTTCTTATTTTAAGGATGTATCATCCAATCATTGGGCAAAGCGTGCTATTGAAACCGCTTATGCAAATGGTCTTATTCATGGTAAAGGTAATTATCAATATGCACCCGATGAGAAGATTACACGGGAGCAAATGTCACAACTCCTTTATAATTATTTAAAATCACAATTCAGTCAACCAACAAAAGTTAATGGATTTTGTGATATGAAACAATCAGATTGGGCATATACAGCTGTTCATACCATGAATTACCATGGTATCTTAAAGGGATTTGGGGATAATACATTTCGACCACGTGAAAACATAACAAGAGGTCAGATGGCAAGTTTATTTGTTCGCATTTCCAGCTACATTCAATAG
- a CDS encoding aspartate carbamoyltransferase catalytic subunit, with amino-acid sequence MLFNRKHFLDLKSLSCDEIYYILNSAQKMKCTLASKKYNTTPFLKGKTVATLFYEEHSRSKLSFELAAQNLSAKVIHLTTSKEFTRGESLKDLGRSVDQMGADFIVIRHPMSGGPHYLTKYVQASIINAGDGRNENPSQSLVDLLSVYEQKNHFEGLKVAIIGDIMHNRVARSNIWGLTKLGAKVAIAGPPTLLPSKIGNFVEVHNTITEAIIDADVIMTLKIQSERQEANLLPSINEYMRLFKLDNNRLKYAKDDVIVMHPGPINRGIEISSEVIDGDKSVINMQQMNGVAVRMALFHLLSKGGLNYDV; translated from the coding sequence ATGTTATTTAATCGTAAACATTTTTTAGATTTGAAGAGCTTATCGTGTGATGAGATTTATTATATACTGAATTCAGCACAAAAAATGAAATGCACATTGGCTTCTAAGAAATATAACACGACGCCTTTTCTAAAGGGAAAAACCGTCGCTACACTTTTCTATGAAGAACACTCTCGTTCAAAGCTATCCTTTGAATTGGCTGCTCAGAATCTAAGTGCAAAAGTTATTCATTTGACCACGTCCAAAGAATTCACTCGAGGTGAATCCTTAAAAGATTTAGGGCGTTCAGTTGATCAGATGGGTGCTGATTTTATTGTTATTCGCCATCCCATGTCAGGAGGTCCTCATTATCTGACCAAGTATGTGCAGGCATCCATTATTAATGCAGGTGATGGACGTAACGAAAACCCAAGCCAATCTTTAGTCGATCTGCTCTCTGTATACGAGCAAAAGAATCATTTCGAGGGCTTAAAAGTCGCTATCATAGGCGATATCATGCATAATCGGGTGGCTAGGAGCAATATATGGGGATTAACAAAACTTGGTGCAAAAGTAGCCATAGCTGGTCCGCCTACATTATTGCCAAGTAAGATTGGTAATTTTGTTGAGGTGCATAATACCATTACAGAAGCCATTATTGATGCTGATGTAATCATGACCTTAAAGATACAGAGCGAGCGCCAAGAAGCGAATCTCTTGCCTTCTATTAATGAATACATGCGATTATTCAAATTAGATAATAATCGATTAAAATATGCAAAAGATGATGTTATTGTTATGCATCCAGGTCCCATTAATCGTGGTATTGAGATTTCATCAGAAGTTATTGACGGTGATAAGTCCGTCATTAACATGCAGCAAATGAATGGTGTAGCCGTTCGGATGGCATTATTTCACTTATTATCAAAAGGTGGGTTGAACTACGATGTATAA
- a CDS encoding dihydroorotase, with protein sequence MYNLLIKNGTVLTEEGHLEPLDILINQGKITEIAPDLSSEGYYTVDATDKIVIPGLIDMHCEICEPGYEHRENLVTASQSAARGGFTSITCNPNTLPAIDNKTVVEYIKAKSVTDAVTHLFPYGCLTKGCENKELTEYGEMQLSGAVALSDGDVPIQDNSLVRKIFRYVSMLDMPIIMHCEDTSISNNSGIHEGYTSTRLGLKGFPVVAETMHLVRNILLSKEYHIHLHIAHVSTKESVDLIRIAKAQGVQITAETSPRYFILEETMADHYNTFAKVSPPIRTKEDIEGIIAGLKDGTIDVISSDHKPNTIDSKQLEFQVASFGFSSFETAFKLAYTHLVSTHQLSLKELVQKMSINPAQILGIHKGQIKAGYDADLVIIDPNDTHSINPNDFLSKAKYSLYEGIEVDVNITNTIIDGKNYDYDL encoded by the coding sequence ATGTATAATTTACTAATAAAAAATGGAACAGTTTTAACAGAAGAAGGCCATTTGGAGCCGTTGGATATACTTATTAATCAAGGAAAAATCACAGAAATTGCGCCAGATTTATCATCAGAAGGGTATTACACTGTTGATGCAACAGACAAGATTGTTATTCCAGGTCTTATTGATATGCATTGCGAAATATGCGAGCCTGGTTATGAGCATCGAGAAAACCTTGTGACTGCTTCACAAAGCGCTGCTCGTGGGGGATTTACCAGTATTACATGCAACCCTAATACATTACCTGCCATTGATAATAAAACAGTGGTAGAATATATAAAAGCTAAATCTGTAACCGATGCGGTGACACATCTCTTTCCATATGGCTGTCTAACTAAGGGATGTGAGAATAAGGAATTAACGGAATATGGTGAGATGCAGTTATCAGGGGCAGTTGCATTATCTGATGGGGATGTACCCATTCAAGATAATAGTTTAGTTAGAAAAATATTTCGATATGTGAGCATGCTGGATATGCCCATTATCATGCACTGTGAAGATACGAGTATATCCAACAACAGCGGCATTCATGAAGGTTATACATCAACACGATTAGGCTTAAAAGGTTTTCCTGTAGTAGCCGAAACCATGCACCTTGTTCGTAATATACTCTTGTCAAAAGAATATCATATTCATTTACACATTGCTCATGTATCGACAAAGGAATCTGTTGATTTAATTCGTATCGCCAAAGCTCAGGGCGTTCAAATAACAGCAGAGACCTCTCCAAGGTATTTTATATTGGAGGAAACCATGGCCGATCACTACAATACCTTTGCGAAAGTGAGCCCACCCATTAGGACGAAAGAAGATATAGAAGGAATTATTGCAGGTTTAAAAGATGGAACCATTGACGTCATAAGTTCTGATCATAAACCAAATACCATTGATTCTAAACAGTTAGAATTTCAAGTAGCATCCTTTGGATTTTCATCTTTTGAGACAGCGTTTAAGTTGGCGTATACCCATTTAGTCAGTACCCATCAATTAAGCCTTAAGGAACTTGTTCAAAAGATGTCAATTAATCCAGCACAAATACTTGGCATTCATAAAGGTCAAATTAAAGCAGGGTATGATGCTGACTTAGTTATAATCGACCCTAACGATACACATAGCATTAACCCCAATGATTTCCTAAGTAAAGCAAAGTATTCTCTTTATGAAGGTATTGAAGTTGATGTTAATATTACAAATACCATTATTGATGGTAAGAATTATGACTACGATTTGTAA
- a CDS encoding metal-sensing transcriptional repressor, protein MNADQEKAYNLLKTARGQIDGIIKMLEDERYCIDVSNQIMAASSILKKCNLMILRQHMNHCVKEAMMHDQGEEKVEELMKLLDKVIK, encoded by the coding sequence ATGAATGCAGACCAAGAAAAAGCTTACAATCTATTAAAAACAGCAAGGGGACAAATTGATGGTATTATTAAAATGCTAGAAGACGAACGCTATTGTATTGATGTATCAAACCAGATTATGGCAGCAAGCAGTATATTAAAAAAGTGTAATCTAATGATACTTCGTCAACATATGAATCATTGTGTTAAAGAAGCCATGATGCACGATCAAGGTGAAGAAAAAGTAGAAGAGCTGATGAAATTATTGGATAAGGTTATAAAATAG